The following are encoded together in the Poseidonibacter lekithochrous genome:
- a CDS encoding ABC transporter permease, which yields MKLFIKKVLYLIVMLFIISLISFLAINAAPNSFFASGELNPNITKESIAQLKAIYGLDQPLYVQFFSWVLAILQLDFGISFASGSMVKDEIISRIPITLTINIISMVLIFIISLYLGIKAALSKNSFFDRFTGQLSLLSFSMPSFYLALLLVLVFAINFEVLPIAGLHTMSDDGSLAYYLDFAWHLILPIFIIVFGGIGSLTLYIRSLTIEILKSDYIFFAKARGLNDKQILRHYILPNLYPPVITLLGLSLPGIIGGSVILETIFSIDGMGLLFFKSALSHDYPVIMGILIIGAFLTLIGNMIADLVLLKLNPNYDNN from the coding sequence ATGAAACTGTTTATTAAAAAAGTATTATACCTTATTGTAATGTTATTTATTATTAGTCTAATCTCTTTTCTTGCAATAAATGCTGCACCAAATTCTTTTTTTGCTAGTGGAGAATTAAATCCTAATATTACAAAAGAATCAATAGCTCAATTAAAAGCTATTTATGGTCTTGATCAGCCATTATATGTTCAGTTTTTCTCTTGGGTATTAGCTATATTACAACTTGATTTTGGAATCTCTTTTGCTAGTGGAAGTATGGTAAAGGATGAGATTATTTCTCGTATTCCAATTACACTTACTATAAATATTATATCAATGGTTTTAATTTTTATAATATCTTTATATTTAGGAATCAAAGCCGCATTAAGCAAAAATAGTTTTTTTGATAGATTTACAGGACAATTATCACTACTTAGTTTCTCTATGCCTTCATTTTATTTGGCACTACTTTTAGTATTGGTTTTTGCTATTAATTTTGAAGTTTTGCCAATTGCTGGGCTTCATACTATGAGTGATGATGGAAGTTTAGCTTATTATTTAGACTTTGCATGGCATTTAATTTTACCAATATTTATAATTGTATTTGGAGGAATTGGAAGTTTAACTTTATATATTAGATCACTTACTATTGAGATATTGAAATCTGATTATATATTCTTTGCAAAAGCTAGAGGACTAAATGACAAACAAATATTAAGACACTATATCTTACCAAATTTATATCCACCAGTAATTACCCTACTTGGATTATCTCTTCCAGGAATTATTGGAGGTTCAGTAATACTTGAAACAATCTTCTCAATTGATGGAATGGGGTTATTATTCTTTAAAAGTGCATTATCACATGATTATCCAGTAATTATGGGAATATTAATTATTGGTGCATTTTTAACACTTATTGGGAATATGA